A portion of the Lolium rigidum isolate FL_2022 chromosome 1, APGP_CSIRO_Lrig_0.1, whole genome shotgun sequence genome contains these proteins:
- the LOC124664029 gene encoding uncharacterized protein LOC124664029 encodes MPLSTRIRYSFSPRDGGTTAETLTDDLLLEIISRSLAGFFCTGTSKKRFQEFALHFFNFSGTRGWPSLDFLPQLPIHLLDCCNGLLLCRCYGASAQANDGFQYVVCNPATEEWIALPDDPGHTQAGDDVGAMVRLGFNPAVSSHFHVFVLLMDDSFISGVDVYSSETGRWVHKEKGWNGDVALANPQKATVFLKGYDGFIQHSQGRLHYASFADEVKDDRLVVYVLEDYGSKEWVLKHTVKISDMFGSERCVNDYNVAFDWIAIHPECNVIFFTVGFDTPFMCYNMDSERTRMLCTLENGHSSYLPYVPMYSELQSLHM; translated from the exons ATGCCGCTTTCAACTCGTATCAG GTACTCCTTTTCTCCCCGCGACGGCGGGACGACGGCCGAGACCCTCACCGATGACCTCCTGCTCGAAATCATTTCGCGC TCCCTGGCCGGCTTCTTCTGCACCGGCACCAGCAAGAAGCGCTTCCAGGAGTTCGCTCTCCACTTCTTCAACTTCTCGGGGACCCGAGGCTGGCCCTCCTTGGACTTCCTGCCCCAGCTGCCAATCCATCTCCTCGATTGCTGCAACGGTCTCCTCCTCTGCCGCTGCTATGGCGCCTCCGCCCAGGCCAACGATGGGTTTCAGTATGTCGTCTGCAACCCTGCCACGGAAGAGTGGATCGCGCTGCCGGACGATcccggccacacccaggccggtgATGACGTGGGGGCCATGGTGCGTCTGGGTTTCAATCCGGCCGTGTCTTCCCACTTCCATGTGTTTGTGTTGCTGATGGATGACAGCTTCATCTCCGGAGTGGATGTGTATTCTTCAGAGACTGGGAGATGGGTTCATAAGGAGAAGGGGTGGAACGGAGATGTTGCACTTGCTAATCCTCAGAAGGCAACTGTCTTCCTCAAAGGTT ATGATGGCTTTATTCAGCACTCGCAGGGCCGCCTGCATTATGCCAGTTTTGCTGATGAAGTCAAAGATGACCGGCTAGTAGTTTATGTTCTCGAGGACTATGGCAGTAAAGAATGGGTGTTGAAGCATACAGTTAAAATTTCGGACATGTTTGGTAGCGAGAGGTGTGTCAATGACTATAACGTGGCCTTTGATTGGATTGCTATTCATCCAGAATGTAACGTCATCTTCTTCACCGTGGGGTTCGATACACCATTCATGTGTTACAATATGGATAGTGAGCGAACCAGAATGCTCTGCACTCTTGAAAATGGCCACTCATCATATCTGCCATATGTGCCGATGTACTCGGAGTTGCAATCTTTGCACATGTGA